In Dioscorea cayenensis subsp. rotundata cultivar TDr96_F1 chromosome 11, TDr96_F1_v2_PseudoChromosome.rev07_lg8_w22 25.fasta, whole genome shotgun sequence, a single genomic region encodes these proteins:
- the LOC120272238 gene encoding uncharacterized protein LOC120272238, which translates to MATAPKPPDPRSSPSKPPNPRPSSTTKPGLSWAKVVGTPSSASFENPPHLQKSHFDRLKNSIKTCISLDREQWNSARNMMHSALYAKFLGKSLPLDQAKLAMANAWKGLGEFSVSDLPNGFYFINCESLDMQAKLLWEGPWTIDGRILQISEWKESFQPAFEKLSTAAVWIQLHHLRIELWLGDILECIASQFGRVLKIDEHTLNLSRSKFARICVEIDLDLPLQKGTWVKYGDNSVFIIALYEKNSGFFVFSLWDGWVMANQLYLH; encoded by the coding sequence ATGGCCACCGCTCCGAAACCTCCAGATCCCCGTTCCTCTCCTTCGAAGCCTCCGAACCCTCGCCCCTCTTCCACCACCAAACCTGGCCTTTCCTGGGCTAAAGTTGTTGGCACTCCCTCTTCAGCCTCCTTTGAAAACCCTCCTCATCTCCAAAAATCTCACTTCGACCGTCTGAAAAACTCGATTAAAACCTGCATCTCTCTTGACCGTGAGCAATGGAACTCCGCCCGAAACATGATGCATTCTGCCCTCTACGCCAAGTTTTTGGGCAAATCTCTTCCTCTTGACCAGGCTAAGCTTGCCATGGCTAATGCCTGGAAGGGACTTGGCGAGTTCTCAGTTTCTGACCTTCCGAATGGATTCTACTTTATTAACTGCGAGTCTCTTGATATGCAGGCTAAGCTTCTCTGGGAAGGCCCTTGGACCATTGATGGTCGTATCCTGCAAATCTCTGAATGGAAGGAGTCTTTCCAGCCGGCGTTTGAGAAGCTCTCGACGGCGGCAGTGTGGATTCAGCTCCACCATCTTCGTATTGAACTCTGGCTTGGGGACATTCTGGAGTGCATTGCTTCCCAGTTTGGGAGGGTCCTCAAGATTGATGAGCACACTCTAAACCTTTCACGTTCTAAATTTGCTCGTATCTGTGTGGAAATTGATCTTGATCTCCCTCTCCAGAAAGGGACTTGGGTTAAATATGGTGACAATTCGGTTTTTAtcattgcactctatgaaaaAAACTccggtttttttgttttcagtttgtgGGACGGGTGGGTCATGGCGAATCAATTGTACCTTCATTAG
- the LOC120272047 gene encoding protein MOR1-like isoform X3: MCCALSSRAFFFSAGISERVADIKTRAHAMKCLSAFSEAVGPGLIFDRLYKIMKEHKNPKVLSEGILWMVSAVEDFGVSHLKLKDLIDFCKDIGLQSSVAATRNSTIKLIGVLHKFVGPDIKGFLTDVKPALLSVLDAEYEKNPFEGAAVAPKKTVRASDSASSIGAGGADGLPWEDISAKITPNLLKNLGSRDWKVRLESIDMVNKIMEESHKGIQPSRHW; encoded by the exons ATGTGTTGTGCTTTGTCTTCAAG GGCATTCTTCTTTTCTGCAGGCATCAGTGAGAGGGTGGCTGATATTAAAACACGTGCCCATGCAATGAAGTGCCTTTCTGCATTCTCTGAGGCAGTTGGTCCTGGTTTAATCTTTGATAGA CTCtacaaaataatgaaagaacacAAGAATCCCAAAGTTCTCAGTGAGGGTATTCTATGGATGGTCTCTGCAGTAGAAGATTTTGGTGTTTCCCACTTAAAGTTGAAG GACTTAATTGATTTCTGTAAAGATATTGGTTTACAATCTAGTGTTGCTGCCACTAGAAACTCAACTATTAAGCTTATCGGAGTGTTACATAAATTTGTTGGTCCAg ATATCAAAGGTTTCCTTACTGATGTCAAGCCTGCACTTCTTAGTGTACTTGATGCAGAATATGAAAAGAACCCATTCGAG GGCGCTGCTGTAGCTCCAAAGAAAACTGTAAGAGCTTCAGATTCTGCATCCTCAATAGGTGCTGGTGGAGCTGATGGTCTGCCTTGGGAAGATATTAGTGCAAAGATCACACCTAATCTGCTAAAAAATCTGGGAAGCCGTGACTGGAAG GTACGGTTGGAGTCCATTGATATGGTTAATAAAATCATGGAAGAATCTCACAAGGGCATCCAACCTTCGAGACACTGGTAG